The Nicotiana tomentosiformis chromosome 2, ASM39032v3, whole genome shotgun sequence genome includes the window GGCTACTTTGCGGTCCagtatgcgaccacataaccatTTCACGAGTGGCACATCCATCGCAGAATCAACATGAGAATATTCGGAGGAAGAttttgcagtgcattatgcggccgcataactgaTATGTCGACTGCAGATCGGCCGCAGATTGAACAGACCAACCCAGTTTTGGAGGTCAATTTTGCGGTCCCTTTCGCGAACCACAGACCTGTTATGCGGTGCACTCTGCGATCACAGAGTTGGGTTTGAAGGGtccattttttgtattttacaacccgaccccattttgataaaaaGCCATTAGGGtcatttttaaggcaaaaatctAGCATTTTTGAAAGAAGTAAGAGCTAGTTAGAGAGAGAAGGTGAAGCTCTATCACTCCAACACTCCACTCGTTGATCAAGCTTTGAGAATTCAAGGGAAGAACTCAAAAGGCCTTCCTGTAGATCTCACTTTCAGAATTGGGTTGAATATAGGTAATGCGAAGTATGATTCTTGAGAGTAGGAGTTGGTCATTGTGCATGCATGTTCCAATAAAGGTGATGGGGAGGATGCTGAACTAATATTGGGGAACTATCGATGTGGGgattggttgtggggtgaagaAATTCCACCATAGAAACATTGTAGTCAATTTGCACACTTAATGTTTGATGAAATGCCTAAAAGGTTGAATACTATTAGCACCTTCCTAATAATGGTCCAATTTGATCATGTCTCTATAGATTGAAGTTTCCAAGGGTAGGGGAACATTGTATTAACTCTAGCGAAAGCTCGATCAAGGTATGTTTGCTAAACTCCTCTTTGTCACGTCCCGACCTCGGGGGAGCAAGCCTGCTAAATTTCCtactacccaactcacccataaataaagagaagataaaTTTCATCAATTAACACCGAGAGGATTCATGAACAACACAaattccatcaccattagttactcCATTTTAAAATCTCATAATACATACATTTTCCAAGTTGAAGTGAAATAAGTCATTCAAATACAACAAGACTAGTTTGACTTTACCAATACCTATATATATAACCCATACTGTGTCTACGGAGACTCTAATAcatacaaaagagtacaatgatagtgctggTAATAAGGCTTTGGCTATACGTCAAAACAGATTACACACGTAACAAAATATgcacgaccccgaaatgaagtggggctcaccaagtcaactgggaagagagtgtaccaCTATCACTGGTCTATGCCTCCCGcggtggaaccacctgcatccattaaagatgcagcaccctcggcaaagggatgttagtacatttcgaatagtactagtatgaaaccaaaacacctattcaaggacttggaaatacaacacgAATAAGATGAATCATGGTAGAAATAAAAGGACTTAGATAGCTGTTAAAGTCAAACAAATTtattaagaacttccaataacatttataaatttcatGTCGGGGTTCCTCTATATCAACTTTTActcaaagcggccctgccgcttcaccccaatgtatacgggtggaacAATCACAATACCATACACTCTACATGAAGCGgccatgtcgcctcaccccaatgtatgcaggtggaggtgtaatcacaataccacaactctataCAAAGTGGCCCTTCcatctcaccccaatgtatgcaataccacaactctacacaaagcggccatgccgcatcaccccaatgtatgcgggtggaggtgtaatcacaataccacaactctacacaaagcggccccgccgcctcaccccaatatgagTAGGTGGAGGTACAATCACAATACCAATCTCTACACAAAATAGCCCTGCCATCTAAACCCAACAtgtgcgagtggaggtgtattcacattGCCACACTTCGGATTCCCGAAacaataatagtttgtacaaaagaaTTCTCTTCCGATCAACAATTTGGCacatttggccttagcaagtgtaaatacataaggtttcatcatatgatAAAGAAGTGTTTGATCACATTGATTCCGTACAAGGTTTTCTTCCCAAAAgtggtataacataattaagtcacaatagaAAATCTTTAACACATGAGGGTTCGAACACGTTATGCAATTTGAGGATCAATTTACTATCTAGACATCCCACCTCAATGGTGTTTCAAGTTTGACTACACATGATAGAGTTCCGCAAGAATAGGGGAATTCAAataccaaaaaaaagaaaaaaaaagagtttaTCCTTCATACCTCGTAAGAGCTTTTCGCAGTGCAACAATAATGTCCCAACACTCCTAACTATGCCAATCTATAGAGGGGAAGAGGATTACAAGCATGATTAGAGGGGTTCGCATGGTAAGGGTTGTTACAACTATGACCCAACCTTTCCCTCAACTAATTTCAACAACAGAACCACCCAAGATTGTTCAACAACTTCCCCACAATCCTTATTAGCTCATGCATGCGATAAATCTACTCTCATCTCccataatcaacccaaatccaaaattcaagaattgggggaagaaattcaTACCTCTTTGATGCCCTAGCAAGTTCCTTTTGATGAAATTCTAAGGTTGGATCAAAttagagtagtgaaatccttatcCCTTTCCTCTATCTAGAATAACTCTCACCACTCTCTAAAAAAAATCATATGAACCCTCAAAAATGACCCCCAAAGCCTTTTTCTAAATATGGGATCGTgtaaaatttctaaaactttAACTTGCCAAAATCGGGTCTACGATCGCAGACCGGACCGCAAAATAGGTATGCGGCCCGCAAAGGGAACCGCGGATAGGGTCCCAAAACTGGGCTATTCGGGTTGGGTCTGTGGCAGCTCTGTGGTCCGTAAACCAGTTTTgtagtcgcataatgcgccgcagaactcccCTTCGGAAATATTCATGCTAAATCTGCGATGGGTTTTGTGGCCCACGAAAAGGTTATGTAGCCACATAATAGACCGCAAAATGACTTCCAAAATTGGTCATTTCTCCGCTTCACTCGCGGCGGTTCTGCGTCCCGCAAagtgattttgcggtcgcatagtggaccgcagaaatgcacttctTTGCCAAAACTTTTCTTCAACTATCCATCGCATTATTCAATCCAAAACGTCCGTACcgtggcgagcaagctcgccTTGAAGAATTTCTCTAATCCTCAAACATATTAGCTTACCTTGCCACCACAAAACCTCGGGTTCTAGGTgaaatttcacggggccttacatcctcccccgcttggTAAAACAATAAGGAAACAACACCGGCCACAATGCCATAAAATATTACATTACCAAGAAGGAGTAACCTTAACATAAGTCGTATAGGGAAAACATAATTTATAGAAAGTTATCTTTCAATATCATGGGCATAATTACATAGATATTCAAATAAATTAGGATACTTATTCTTCaactcttcctcggcctcccaagcgacctcttcaacctgttggttttgccatagtactttcacgaaggcaatttctttatttcttaactttcagatttgcctatcaagaatggaaactagaatttcttcataGGTCATCTCTTccttaacctcaatagtctcaacaggcacaataagcgacggatccccgaccaccttcttcaacatggacacttGAAACACtcggtgcactaaagacatctctggaggtagttcaaaCTTGTAAGCCACtcgaccaatcctctgaatgattttgtacgtcCCATTGTACCTCGAACTCAACTTcactttcttaccaaatcgcattatgTCCTTCATGGGGAAAatctttaagaatacccaatcatcctctttgaactccaaatccctacgaagcacatccgaataggacttttgacgactTTGAGCAGTTCCCAACCgatccttaatgatcttaaccttatccacaacctgatgcatgaggtctggtcCTATCAATTCTACTTCcctaatctcgaaccacccaatgggagatctacatctcctaccatataaagcctcgaacgatgccatctgaatactagcatgataactattgttgtaggaaaattttacgagtggaaaatgatcatcccagctacccttaaagtcaagaacacaagcgcgcaatatatcctcaagtatttgaatagtccgctctgcatGCTCgttagtctgcgggtgaaaggctgtactaagatttacctgagtacccaaaccttgctgaaatttcttccaaaagttagaTGTGAACTGTGCCCCttgatctgagataatagaaacttgagtgccatgcaacctgactatttctttgatatacaactgagcatactgctccgcggtatcggtagccttaacaggtaagaagtgtgttAATTTAgtgagtcggtccacaatcacccaaatcgagtccaACTTGCGAAGAGTGAGAGGTagtcccaccacaaagtccatgttgatcatctcccattttcacatcggaatttctatgttctgtgccaacccactgggccgttggtgttcggcctttacctgctgacaatttggacagctagccacaaagtccgctacactTCTCTtaatatcattccaccagtagacctATTTAAGATCATGAAACATCTTTGTGGAGCCCGGGTATGCGGAATacttagaagtgtgagcctcggtcatgattctttcccgaagaccatccatatttggaacacatagtctcccttggtaccttagtgtgccatcatccatgccaagagaaagagccatggtcttatgtttatgaatccccttcttcaattgtaccaacaatggatcgttgtattgcttctccttgacttccacaacaagcgatgattcaaccctattttgcaaaaccattcctccttcactagagtccgcaagacaaacTCCCAGATTAGCCAactgatgaacctccttggctaacggcctttgatatgcctccaagtgagccaaactgcccatagatttccggctaagagcatccgccacaacattagccttccccggatgatacagaatatcaatgtcgtaatccttgagtaactcaagccatcttctttgcctcagattcaattccttcaatttgaaaatatattgaaggctcttatggtctgtgaatatatccacatggaccccatacaaataatgacgccaaatcttcaattaaaaaacCATTGTCGCGAGCTCCAAGTCATgtattggatagttcttttcatgattcttgagtttcctagaagcataagctattacCTTGTcgtgttgcattaatacataCCCAAGTCcaatccttgaagcatcacaatatactacaaacccatctataccctctggtagggttAACACCGGCACCGTAGCCAATCTTGATTTCAcctcttggaagctcctttcacaagcaccTGGCCATTGGAAATTAATtgccttctgtgtcaatttagtcaacggagaggcaagagtagagaacccctccacaaatttcctgtaatacccagctaagcccaagaaactatgaATCTTCGTtagagttgtaggtctaggccaattctttactgctgcaattttctgagggtcaaccttgattccttctctagatacaacatgacccaagaacgtgacagattcaagccaaaatttgcAGTTTGAAAATGTTGCATACAACTGGTACTGATATAGGGTAtgtagaactaccctgagatgatcggcatggtcctctcgactctgtgaatataccagaatatcgtcaatgaacactatcacaaatgaGTCAAGAAAAGGTTTGAAGATTCGATTCATAAGACCCATAAAGCtatcggggcatttgttagcccaaaagacataaccggaaattcaaagtgcctataccgggttctgaaagctattttcggaatacctactccctgatcttcaattggtgatacccagatctcaaatcaatgttggagaagtacttagcaccttgtaattggtcaaacatgtcatctatccttggtagtgggtacttattcttgatcgtgacttATTGAGCTGttggtagtcaatacacatccttagtgacccatctttcttccttacaaagaggatCGGTaggccccaaggtgacacacagtcacgccccatcctcgggaagcatgatcggcgctcaaccgagtgaacccggccgagcaagtatgttagattctttctacccaataaacccatgatcaagaaaagacgtgatttcattaaatatacagtaggaatctcattcatacgaccctaaatcgtttcattagtcattgcgcctttaagtctcaaaatacacatttcttatagttcaagtggaacaagtgatcaaacacaacataacttgtttaacattcccaacacccatgtACAATCCACATAttgtctacggagtctctaaagatacaaaagggagtaaagatggtgccgacaacaaggccccggctaaaCCTCAAAAAGtaaccataatataaacaaaaggtacaatatatgaccccggaatgaaatggggctcaccgagtccactgagaagaggatgcaacactatctgtgatcaacgtTGTCTGCTacgtaaccacctgcatccatttaaagatgcagcgcccccggaaaaagggaagttagtaccgtcgaatagcactagtatgtaaagctaaacaccaactcaatagaatgaataataataaaagaggaacaaacaagaattcaataagggcttcaaataatagtaaaacaacaagttaaggatcatatacattttcaagacaatttccatattattaggtcaggtgacctttagtaccgatattccataattcacaatacctctgtattcttacacggagtccaatctcggcccgatcggctaggccatcgcatttgagacattaccacaatttcattataatttccaacacagtgccaccatatgtgcggcatggcgtccgatcacggcccgatcggctaggccatctcatttgagacatcaaccattttcataatttcatctataataccaccgtattcttacacagagtccgatctcggcccgatcggctaggccatctcatttaagAGATCACCCATATTCAATCAGCGGTGTCCGTAACTcgaaccaaatggtaaatatGCCTCTTGTTGATCAgatttgtggccttaaggtaagaaataaacctacattTTGGCCTCATATTatccccttccactcaataaccggctcatttggaaattcaaatctCACAGTTTTAGTTCGGCagtcgagcttagcaaaacataaataaagccaatccattcccataattacatcaaaatcaaccatccccaattcaatgggatcggccacggtgtcccgaccatgcaccgtgataacacaacccctataaacccgtACGTACATAATAGACTAGCctacacaacccctataaacctgTAACATATAGGCAagtccatgtagcagatccccgagtgcatcctcccacacctggggcatgggggcctccgttgGTGCGGTAATCTCCCTCATGATCAGCCCTGATGGTAGGGTCCCCTGctaccctgattgggcctgattggtggtgcactggctgaagactaaACATGCAACTTggttggccctgatgaccctcccctgaaggTTGATCTCCCTCCACCAAATGtctccccaaagttgcccgcggaccgggacttgctggtaccctctcgctccctcctgttcttcaacttgcggtcctctgtagcttgagaaaatgctacaattttcccatagttcatgtctgaattcaaggcagctataGCGGCCTCAtttataaccaaggggctaaggccctgcataaaccggcgcactctagcctctatGGTAGctaacatgtgaatagcatattttgacagacgcgcgaactccatgtgatactcccacacactcctactcctttgcttaagattctcaaactctgcggcatGGGCTGCCCTAGTCccagcaggcaagaaatggtctataaaggcatcagcaaactcactctATCTCGCTAGACgactcccacagctcaaaccaagaataggccaccccttttagGCGGTAGGCgcccaactccactccctccgtctcagtagagCACATAAACCAGAGAGTCTTATGCCAACTCCACTCTCTCTGTCGCTTTGTCACATTAAAACTCTCCCGAATACCACTCGTAGCTTTCACGGTGTCCAAATCTATCAAATTGCTGGTCGAGGCTCACCCATCCGTCCTCGATATTTTTGAGACCCCTACTTTTGGTCAAGCCTAAAGCATCCAAGAACTGGTAACTGGGCATAATAACTGTCAGTATCGGCTTTCTTTCATTGAACGGCAGCTCCGTGAAATTAGTAACTTCTTCCAATGTCAGTACTAACTCACAGTCGGCAAACTTGAACACCGCCTTAGCCGGATTCCAAAAGTCTATCAACAGGCGAGTGAGCACCTTGTCTGCTTGGATGTTCAGCAATGCGGTGAATTCCCCTAGGTGTGTCTGAATCTCATCTCCGTGTTCCCGGCGAATGTTTCCACCACTACTTCAACTTGTGTGGCGCTCCCATTACCATGCTAATTTCAGGGATGTTTTGGTTTATTTTCATTTTCTTAGGTGGATAAAAGA containing:
- the LOC138906023 gene encoding uncharacterized protein, which encodes MASFEALYGRRCRSPIGWFEIREVELIGPDLMHQVVDKVKIIKDRLGTAQSRQKSYSDVLRRDLEFKEDDWVFLKIFPMKDIMRFGKKVKLSSRYNGTYKIIQRIGRVAYKFELPPEMSLVHRVFQVSMLKKVVGDPSLIVPVETIEVKEEMTYEEILVSILDRQI